GGCGCCTGCGGAAACTTCGGCGCACGGCCGAAGCCGCCGTGCGTGTCATCGAAGCGCTGCGCGAGCTGCGCCACGGTGCGCGCATGCAGGTCGTCCGCCGCTTGCCGGGGCGCCGGTGCGGCGCCGCTTCGAATGTGCGCGAGCAGCTCGCCGGCCTGCTGCTCGATCTCGTCGCGCCGCGCAAGCCACGCCTCGCGCACCGCGGCCAGCACATCGGAAAAGCTCGCCATGCCGCGCCGCGGCTGCGGGGGAAAGTAGGTGCCGCCGAAGAACGGCGCCAGCTTGGGGGTGAGGAACATGTTCATCGGCCATCCGCCATGCCCGCTCAACGCCTGCAGCGCGCTCATGTAGACGTGGTCCACGTCGGGCAGCTCCTCGCGATCGACCTTGATCGCGACGAAGCCGTCGGCGAGCTGGCGCGCGATGGCCTCGTCCTCGAAGCTCTCGCGCTCCATCACGTGACACCAGTGGCAGGTGGCATAGCCCACTGACAGCAGGATGGGCTTGTCCTCGGCGCGCGCCTTGGCGAAGGCCTCCTCGCCCCACGGATACCAGTCGACCGGGTTGTGTGCGTGCTGCAGCAGGTATGGGCTGGTTTCGCGGGCGAGGCGGTTCATGCAGGCACGTTACACCCGATCGACGGCTTCGACGCGCGTCCGGTCATGGCTTGTCGACCTCGCTGAACCGCCATCGCTGATAGGCGAGGAACGCGAGCATCAGCAGCACGGCGCAGGTCGATCCGATCGTCAACGCGATGCCGGTGTGTTCGCCCGCCAGCAGGTGATGGGCCAGCAGCGTGACCCCTGCCCCCGCGACGACGCTGTTGATGAACGCGATCATGCTCGCCGTGGTGCCGAAGAAGGCGATGCGCACGCCCATCTTCAGCGCCGGCGCGGAGTGCGCCTCCGGCCAGCGGCCGGTCTCGGCGGCAAACAACCGCGCCGCATCCGTTCCCAGCGAGCGATAGTGGCTGCGGATGCGCGCGATGCCCATGAGGTACTGCATGTTCTCGAGCGTGGTGTCGACCAGCCGGATGACGGTGAACACGCCGAGCAGGAAGAGCGCCGGCAGCACCGCGGCCACGAAAGGCAGGAACACCTCGCTCGACTGCGCGGTGAAGCCCATCGCCACCAGCGCGCTTGACAGCGTCAGGAGGTACAGCGTCGCCCGCGCCGACGCTTCGGTGATGGTCGCCGTCGCGGCGGTCTGCAGCACGAAGTGCTCGGTGGTCAGCGCCGTCAGCAGCTGCGACGCCGCCGCGTCCTCGCCGCGGGTCACGCCGGCCGGGTCGCGCTCACGTCCCAGAACGTCTGCCATGACACGCCGTCCGTGCTGTGCTCCCAGCGCGCAGTGCGCGTGTGGCCGTCGTCGATGAACCACATCGTGCAGCGCACCTTCAGCGGCCGGCCGCTGTCGTCGGGCCAGGCGCCTTCGAGGACCCAGGTGTCGCCGTCCTCGCGGCCGTTCCACTGCATGGTGCGACCGTCGTTGTAGAAGGCATGGAATCGGTAGCAGCCGGCGCCGTCGTCGTACCCGGCGATTTCGATGCAGGCCATCGGCTGCGCGCCCACGCGTCCCTCGAAGCGGTGGACGAGGAAGAAGCGGCCGGGCAGCCACTCGTAGCTTTCGCTGGCGGCCACCTCGGCCGCAGGGCCGAACGGACTGGCCTGCTGATGGCCCGACAGCGCCCAGCGTCCGACGAAGACGTCGAGGCGATCGTGTTGCGGGCCGCGTTGCGGGGAACTGGATTCGGGCATGGAGGCCTCCTTGTCATCGGCCATCGATGAAGCGAGCATTCGACGTGCCCGTCGCGTGTCGCCCCACGATCCCCTCACTCCTGCGATGCGCTGCGCAAGGTCTCCACCACCGGCCGGCGCAGGACCTCGCGCAGCCCCCACCACCCCGCCGCCAGTGCCAGCAGCGCGCCCGCCGCGCCGCCGATGATCGGCACCGTCGGCGATGCGTTCCAGTTGAACTCGAACGCATAGCGCGCCAGCGCCCAGCCGACGGCCATCGCGGCGAGCGACGCGAGCACGCCGGCCAGCGCGCCGACGCCGAGCAGCTCGGCGCGCTGCACTTGCGCGAGCAGCCGGCCGCTTGCCCCCATCGCGCGCATCACGGCGAACTCGCGCGCCCTCGCCTCGCGCGTCGCTGTGACGGCGGCGAAGAGCACGACGAGCCCGGCGGCCAGCGTGAAGCCGAACAGGAACTCGACCGCGCGGATCACCTGGTCGAGCACGCGCTGGATCTGCCCGATCGACGCCGACACGTCGATGTTGGTGATGTTCGGAAACTCGCGGCTCAGCGCGTTGTCGAAGCCGGCCTTCGGCGGCGAGCGGTAGGCCGCGATGAAGGTCACCGGCACGTCGCTCATCTGCGCACGGGGGAACATCACGAAGAAGTTGACGCGCATGGAGGCCCAGTCGACCTTGCGCAGAGTGGTGATGCGTCCTTCGGCCGGCTGCCCCGCGATGTCGAAGCGCAGCGTGTCGCCCAGCTTCAGGCCCAGCGTCTGCGCGAGGCCGTCTTCCACGCTGAGGCCGCCGGGCTCGTCGGCGACCCAGCGCCCGGCGCTGAGCTGGTTGTGCGGCGGCAGGCTGGCCGAGTGGCTGAGGTTGAACTCGCGGTCCACCAGCCGCTTGGCGCGCTCGTCGACCATCATGTCGGGCGTGACGGTCTTGCCGTTGATCGCGATCAGGCGGCCGCGGATCATCGGGTACCAGTCGTACTGCTTGACGCCGGCGCCGTTCAGCGCGGCCCGAAACGGCTCGGCCTGCTCGGGCTGGATGTTGATGATGAAGCGATCGGGCGCATCGGGCGGCGTGGCCTGGCGCCAGCTGCCGATGAGGTCGGTGCGCAGCAGCACCAGCAGCACCAGCGCCAGCAGGCCCACGCTCAGGGCCGACACCTGCAGCACCGCGAAGGCGGGCCGCGCCGCGATCTGGCGCGTGGCCAGAACCAGCCAGCGCGGCGCGCGCGCTTCGGGCACCGCGCGGCGCAGCACCATCACGGCGATCCAGCTCAGCAGCCCGAACATCGCCACCGCGGCGGCGAAGCCACCCACGGCGATCAAGCCGAGCTTGAGGTCGGACGCCACCGCCAGCAGCAAGGCGATGAAGCCCAGCGCGCCGGCGGCCAGCACCGCGATCGACGCCGGCTTCAGCGCGCCGACGTCGCGGCGGATGACGCGCAGCGGCGGCACGCGCGCGAGCTGCAACACCGGCGGCAGGCCGAAGCCCATCAGCAGCGTGAACCCCACGCCGATGCCGAACAGCCCCGGCCACAAGGTCGGCGGCGGCAGCGAGGCGTCGACCAGTCCGGCCAGCAGCCAGACGAAGGCGTAGTGCACGCCGAAGCCCAGTGCGACACCGGCCGCGCTCGCCAGCGCCCCGATGAGCGTGAACTCCACCAGATACTGCAACGCGAT
The Piscinibacter sp. XHJ-5 DNA segment above includes these coding regions:
- a CDS encoding DUF1579 family protein; the protein is MPESSSPQRGPQHDRLDVFVGRWALSGHQQASPFGPAAEVAASESYEWLPGRFFLVHRFEGRVGAQPMACIEIAGYDDGAGCYRFHAFYNDGRTMQWNGREDGDTWVLEGAWPDDSGRPLKVRCTMWFIDDGHTRTARWEHSTDGVSWQTFWDVSATRPA
- a CDS encoding FtsX-like permease family protein produces the protein MDTPSPLRAASLWHLAWRQLARDFRAGELRLLVVAVTLAVGALCAVGFFADRLNHGLTRDARQLLGGDAIIASDQPSPATFATKAREMKLAVATSATFPSMGRAPDDKGGASRLVGVKAVSEAYPLRGKLRLGAGPGTPASDVARAPDRGTVWVDAALLDSLNLKVGDALLLGDASLRIAHVIVLEPDRGTGFTSFAPRVMLNEADLAATALIQPASRVVYRLAVASPAGNDDVVAHFVDWAETQIKSEKLRGMRVESFASGRPEMRQTLDRAEKFLNLVALLAALLSAVAVGIAARDFANRRLDDCAMLRVLGQPQRSIALQYLVEFTLIGALASAAGVALGFGVHYAFVWLLAGLVDASLPPPTLWPGLFGIGVGFTLLMGFGLPPVLQLARVPPLRVIRRDVGALKPASIAVLAAGALGFIALLLAVASDLKLGLIAVGGFAAAVAMFGLLSWIAVMVLRRAVPEARAPRWLVLATRQIAARPAFAVLQVSALSVGLLALVLLVLLRTDLIGSWRQATPPDAPDRFIINIQPEQAEPFRAALNGAGVKQYDWYPMIRGRLIAINGKTVTPDMMVDERAKRLVDREFNLSHSASLPPHNQLSAGRWVADEPGGLSVEDGLAQTLGLKLGDTLRFDIAGQPAEGRITTLRKVDWASMRVNFFVMFPRAQMSDVPVTFIAAYRSPPKAGFDNALSREFPNITNIDVSASIGQIQRVLDQVIRAVEFLFGFTLAAGLVVLFAAVTATREARAREFAVMRAMGASGRLLAQVQRAELLGVGALAGVLASLAAMAVGWALARYAFEFNWNASPTVPIIGGAAGALLALAAGWWGLREVLRRPVVETLRSASQE